The Methylomonas koyamae genome has a segment encoding these proteins:
- a CDS encoding STAS domain-containing protein yields MQTLTIEDELTIFTAAEQKNNVLSFLSSGDDLEINLSQVAEMDTAGLQLLILAKREAARAGKTLRFVMHSKAVLDILELVNLTTAFGDQVVISHSEG; encoded by the coding sequence ATGCAAACTCTAACGATAGAAGACGAATTGACCATCTTTACCGCGGCGGAGCAAAAAAACAATGTATTGAGTTTTTTAAGCTCGGGCGACGATTTGGAAATCAATCTTTCCCAGGTTGCGGAAATGGATACCGCCGGTCTGCAATTGTTGATTCTGGCCAAGCGGGAGGCGGCTCGTGCCGGGAAAACTCTGCGTTTTGTCATGCATAGCAAGGCGGTGTTGGACATTTTGGAGCTTGTCAATCTGACCACGGCCTTTGGCGACCAAGTGGTCATTTCGCACAGCGAGGGTTAG
- a CDS encoding response regulator, with translation MAKTILVVDDSASVRQVVSIALKGAGYEVIEGVDGKDALSKLTGQKVHLVISDVNMPNMDGITFVKELKQLPAYKFTPVIMLTTESQEGKKQEGQAAGAKAWVVKPFQPAQMLAAVAKLILP, from the coding sequence ATGGCAAAAACAATTCTAGTGGTCGATGACTCCGCCTCCGTTCGTCAAGTGGTCAGTATTGCGCTGAAAGGCGCCGGTTACGAGGTGATCGAAGGCGTGGACGGTAAAGACGCGTTGAGCAAACTCACCGGCCAGAAAGTGCACCTAGTGATTTCCGACGTCAATATGCCGAACATGGACGGTATCACCTTTGTCAAAGAACTCAAGCAGTTGCCGGCCTACAAATTCACTCCGGTCATTATGCTGACCACCGAATCGCAGGAAGGCAAGAAACAGGAAGGGCAAGCCGCCGGCGCCAAAGCCTGGGTGGTTAAGCCGTTCCAGCCGGCACAGATGCTGGCTGCCGTAGCGAAGTTGATTTTGCCTTAA
- a CDS encoding methyl-accepting chemotaxis protein: protein MFQVLLLLLVGSLCSAWFAASYTKRRLLKELANQPKPPPSLPTADLEKYLAGIDKFADEVAPVWSNHIESSRRQMDQAVAELTGRFAAITDGLDTLLGVSSKPALGGHDDVFSASNANLQKVVGSLDASLQENLQVLSKIRSLAGFIDELKTMAREVARIAEQTNLIALNAAIEAARAGEAGRGFAVVADEVRKLSNLSGETGKLIGSKVDQVSGAIQTTLVAVEKSTENETAAVAASQGNIQTVMSALHGVFETLQRHSDDMDNQARLIKREIDESLVQFQFQDRISQVLSHVRDSIGNLPRHIMRSHGDGVFGLKPLATDDILHELSSTYTMVSEHGAHRGNVNHQQPATDITFF from the coding sequence TGGTTGGTTCGCTGTGCAGCGCTTGGTTTGCTGCCTCGTATACCAAACGTCGATTGCTGAAAGAGCTGGCAAATCAACCCAAACCACCGCCGTCGCTGCCTACCGCCGATTTGGAAAAATACCTTGCCGGAATTGACAAGTTTGCCGACGAAGTCGCGCCGGTCTGGTCCAACCATATCGAATCTTCGCGCCGGCAAATGGATCAGGCCGTCGCAGAATTGACCGGACGCTTTGCCGCGATTACCGACGGACTCGATACCTTGCTAGGTGTGTCGAGCAAGCCGGCGCTCGGCGGTCACGACGACGTTTTTTCGGCCAGTAACGCCAATCTGCAAAAAGTCGTCGGATCGCTGGATGCCTCTTTACAGGAAAACTTGCAGGTACTGAGCAAAATCCGCTCCTTGGCCGGGTTTATCGATGAACTGAAAACCATGGCTAGGGAAGTGGCGCGGATCGCCGAGCAAACCAATTTGATTGCGTTGAATGCGGCCATCGAAGCCGCCAGAGCCGGGGAAGCCGGCCGCGGGTTCGCCGTGGTGGCCGATGAAGTGCGCAAGTTGTCCAATTTGTCCGGCGAGACCGGTAAATTGATAGGTTCTAAGGTCGACCAGGTCAGTGGCGCGATCCAAACCACATTGGTGGCCGTCGAGAAAAGCACCGAAAACGAAACTGCGGCCGTCGCCGCATCGCAAGGCAATATCCAAACCGTTATGAGTGCATTGCACGGCGTGTTCGAAACGCTGCAGCGCCACTCGGACGACATGGACAATCAAGCCCGTCTAATCAAACGCGAGATAGACGAATCGCTGGTGCAATTTCAATTTCAGGACCGGATCAGTCAGGTTTTATCCCATGTTCGCGACAGCATCGGCAATCTGCCGCGCCACATTATGCGCAGCCACGGCGACGGCGTATTCGGCCTCAAACCGCTGGCGACAGACGACATTCTGCATGAGTTGAGCAGTACCTACACGATGGTTTCCGAGCACGGCGCCCATCGCGGTAATGTCAACCACCAACAACCCGCTACCGATATTACTTTTTTCTAG